A window of Strix aluco isolate bStrAlu1 chromosome 2, bStrAlu1.hap1, whole genome shotgun sequence contains these coding sequences:
- the AKAP17A gene encoding A-kinase anchor protein 17A isoform X5 — protein MAAATIVHDTSEAVELCAPCGLYLKPITKMTISVALPQLKQPGKSISNWEVMERLKGMVQTHQFSTLRISKSTMDFIRFEGEVENKSLVKSFLACLDGKTIKLSGFSDILKVRAAEYKIDFPTRHDWDSFFRDAKDMNETLPGERPDTIHLEGLPCKWFAAKDSGSEKPSEEVLIKVFKNFGEIRNVDIPMLDPYREEMTGRNFHTFSFGGHLNFEAYVQYREYAGFIKAMNALRGMKLMYKGEDGKAVACNIKVSFDSTKHLSDASIKKRQLERQKLQELEKQREEQKRKEKEAEEKQKEEERKQRELEEYERERKREEKLRKREQKQKDREVRRNKKQLEKLQAEEQKKLQEKIKLEERKLLLAQRNLQSIRLIAELLSRAKTVKLLEQEHNEEKIRLQQLEERRKLQEAELKRVEEEKERALGLQRKEKELREKLLNNLLSKKMDAVDQNKEETEASQSDMPKTPSSIPHTVSSSCITSTSGQAVTGKLAPDSQREVASPENVHTQCKYLNGNIHDKVHVREGQKLHTTNSERCSEKRSSGVLSCAPANNQQQKNLSSYDQNTCRKDSHCEQGKRSTEPRRRKSRSCSSINTDESKGKRERSRHRRDASYQDEKRTKERRYYRHSSRSYSPRRSHSPRRRNVSPRRSRYRRSSERKRDRRERSQSRRSVSRRRRHRRRSLSYVHCL, from the exons ATGGCTGCTGCAACAATAGTTCATGATACATCAGAAGCTGTAGAGCTCTGTGCTCCCTGTGGGTTATACCTTAAACCCATTACAAAAATGACCATCAGTGTGGCACTTCCTCAGCTGAAACAACCGGGAAAATCCATTTCGAACTGGGAAGTGATGGAAAGATTGAAAGGGATGGTGCAGACTCATCAGTTTTCCACTCTGCGAATTTCTAAAAGCACAATGGATTTCATCCGGTTTGAAGGAGAGGTTGAAAACAAAAGTTTGGTTAAATCTTTTCTGGCGTGCCTTGATGGCAAAACAATAAAGCTGAGTGGcttctctgacattttaaaagtcCGTGCTGCGGAATATAAGATTGACTTTCCTACCAGACATGACTGGGACTCGTTTTTCCGTGATGCAAAAGATATGAATGAGACTTTGCCAGGAGAAAGGCCAGATACTATTCACTTAGAGGGCTTACCTTGTAAGTGGTTTGCAGCAAAGGACTCTGGCTCGGAAAAGCCAAGCGAAGAAGTCCTTATAAAAGTTTTCAAGAACTTTGGAGAAATACGTAATGTGGACATACCCATGCTGGACCCTTACAGAGAAGAAATGACTGGCAGAAATTTTCACACTTTCAGTTTTGGAGGCCATTTAAATTTTGAAGCTTATGTTCAGTATCGAGAGTACGCGGGTTTCATTAAAGCCATGAACGCCCTGCGAGGGATGAAGCTGATGTATAAAGGCGAAGATGGCAAAGCAGTGGCTTGCAATATAAAG GTTTCTTTTGACTCAACAAAACACCTCAGTGATGCATCAATTAAGAAGCGTCAGCTTGAAAGGCAAAAGCTTCAAGAGcttgaaaaacagagagaagaacAAAAACGTAAAGAGAAGGaagctgaggaaaaacaaaaagaggaagaaag GAAGCAGAGGGAGCTTGAAgaatatgagagagagagaaaaagagaagaaaagttgcgcaaaagagaacagaaacagaaagatcgTGAAGTTCGACGAAACAAAAAACAGCTTGAAAAGCTTCaagctgaagaacaaaaaaaactgCAAGAGAAGATAAAGTTAGAAGAAAGGAAGCTCCTGTTAGCTCAAAGAAATCTTCAGTCCATTAGACTAATTGCAGAACTGCTAAGCAGGGCAAAG ACAGTAAAGCTTTTGGAGCAAGAACATAATGAAGAAAAGATTAGGCTTCAGCAGCTAGAGGAGAGACGAAAGCTTCAGGAGGCTGAACTCAAACgtgtggaagaggaaaaagagagagcactGGGcttgcagaggaaggaaaaggaactGAGGGAGAAACTACTGAACAATCTTCTGAGCAAGAAAATGGATGCAGTTGatcaaaacaaagaagaaactgAAGCATCTCAGTCTGACATGCCGAAAACCCCGAGTAGTATTCCACACACTGTGTCATCCAGCTGCATCACTTCTACCTCAGGGCAGGCTGTTACAGGCAAACTGGCTCCTGACTCTCAAAGAGAAGTAGCATCCCCTGAGAATGTACACACTCAATGCAAGTACTTGAATGGCAACATTCATGACAAAGTTCATGTCAGAGAAGGTCAGAAACTTCATACCACAAACTCTGAGAGGTGTTCTGAGAAAAGAAGTTCAGGGGTACTTTCATGTGCTCCTGCCAATAACCAGCAGCAGAAGAACCTCTCTAGCTATGACCAGAATACCTGCAGAAAGGACTCACACTGTGAGCAGGGCAAACGCAGCACAGAGCCAAGGAGAAGAAAGAGCCGTTCGTGTAGCAGCATAAACACTGATGAGAGTAAGGGTAAACGAGAGAGGAGCAGACACAGAAGAGATGCAAGTTATCAGGATGAAAAACGGACGAAAGAAAGGAGGTATTATAGACACTCTAGCAGAAGTTACAGTCCTCGACGAAGCCATAGTCCTCGTCGAAGAAATGTAAGCCCCAGACGTTCACGCTACAGAAGAAGTAGCGAACGTAAACgagacagaagagaaagaagtcaGAGTCGCAGAAGCGTGAGCAGGAGGCGAAGGCACCGGAGGAGATCACTGA GTTATGTTCACTGCCTGTGA
- the AKAP17A gene encoding A-kinase anchor protein 17A isoform X1 — translation MAAATIVHDTSEAVELCAPCGLYLKPITKMTISVALPQLKQPGKSISNWEVMERLKGMVQTHQFSTLRISKSTMDFIRFEGEVENKSLVKSFLACLDGKTIKLSGFSDILKVRAAEYKIDFPTRHDWDSFFRDAKDMNETLPGERPDTIHLEGLPCKWFAAKDSGSEKPSEEVLIKVFKNFGEIRNVDIPMLDPYREEMTGRNFHTFSFGGHLNFEAYVQYREYAGFIKAMNALRGMKLMYKGEDGKAVACNIKVSFDSTKHLSDASIKKRQLERQKLQELEKQREEQKRKEKEAEEKQKEEERKQRELEEYERERKREEKLRKREQKQKDREVRRNKKQLEKLQAEEQKKLQEKIKLEERKLLLAQRNLQSIRLIAELLSRAKTVKLLEQEHNEEKIRLQQLEERRKLQEAELKRVEEEKERALGLQRKEKELREKLLNNLLSKKMDAVDQNKEETEASQSDMPKTPSSIPHTVSSSCITSTSGQAVTGKLAPDSQREVASPENVHTQCKYLNGNIHDKVHVREGQKLHTTNSERCSEKRSSGVLSCAPANNQQQKNLSSYDQNTCRKDSHCEQGKRSTEPRRRKSRSCSSINTDESKGKRERSRHRRDASYQDEKRTKERRYYRHSSRSYSPRRSHSPRRRNVSPRRSRYRRSSERKRDRRERSQSRRSVSRRRRHRRRSLTPCMDSAQIISSAALACYLAVMPVIFLAWVRSEALGA, via the exons ATGGCTGCTGCAACAATAGTTCATGATACATCAGAAGCTGTAGAGCTCTGTGCTCCCTGTGGGTTATACCTTAAACCCATTACAAAAATGACCATCAGTGTGGCACTTCCTCAGCTGAAACAACCGGGAAAATCCATTTCGAACTGGGAAGTGATGGAAAGATTGAAAGGGATGGTGCAGACTCATCAGTTTTCCACTCTGCGAATTTCTAAAAGCACAATGGATTTCATCCGGTTTGAAGGAGAGGTTGAAAACAAAAGTTTGGTTAAATCTTTTCTGGCGTGCCTTGATGGCAAAACAATAAAGCTGAGTGGcttctctgacattttaaaagtcCGTGCTGCGGAATATAAGATTGACTTTCCTACCAGACATGACTGGGACTCGTTTTTCCGTGATGCAAAAGATATGAATGAGACTTTGCCAGGAGAAAGGCCAGATACTATTCACTTAGAGGGCTTACCTTGTAAGTGGTTTGCAGCAAAGGACTCTGGCTCGGAAAAGCCAAGCGAAGAAGTCCTTATAAAAGTTTTCAAGAACTTTGGAGAAATACGTAATGTGGACATACCCATGCTGGACCCTTACAGAGAAGAAATGACTGGCAGAAATTTTCACACTTTCAGTTTTGGAGGCCATTTAAATTTTGAAGCTTATGTTCAGTATCGAGAGTACGCGGGTTTCATTAAAGCCATGAACGCCCTGCGAGGGATGAAGCTGATGTATAAAGGCGAAGATGGCAAAGCAGTGGCTTGCAATATAAAG GTTTCTTTTGACTCAACAAAACACCTCAGTGATGCATCAATTAAGAAGCGTCAGCTTGAAAGGCAAAAGCTTCAAGAGcttgaaaaacagagagaagaacAAAAACGTAAAGAGAAGGaagctgaggaaaaacaaaaagaggaagaaag GAAGCAGAGGGAGCTTGAAgaatatgagagagagagaaaaagagaagaaaagttgcgcaaaagagaacagaaacagaaagatcgTGAAGTTCGACGAAACAAAAAACAGCTTGAAAAGCTTCaagctgaagaacaaaaaaaactgCAAGAGAAGATAAAGTTAGAAGAAAGGAAGCTCCTGTTAGCTCAAAGAAATCTTCAGTCCATTAGACTAATTGCAGAACTGCTAAGCAGGGCAAAG ACAGTAAAGCTTTTGGAGCAAGAACATAATGAAGAAAAGATTAGGCTTCAGCAGCTAGAGGAGAGACGAAAGCTTCAGGAGGCTGAACTCAAACgtgtggaagaggaaaaagagagagcactGGGcttgcagaggaaggaaaaggaactGAGGGAGAAACTACTGAACAATCTTCTGAGCAAGAAAATGGATGCAGTTGatcaaaacaaagaagaaactgAAGCATCTCAGTCTGACATGCCGAAAACCCCGAGTAGTATTCCACACACTGTGTCATCCAGCTGCATCACTTCTACCTCAGGGCAGGCTGTTACAGGCAAACTGGCTCCTGACTCTCAAAGAGAAGTAGCATCCCCTGAGAATGTACACACTCAATGCAAGTACTTGAATGGCAACATTCATGACAAAGTTCATGTCAGAGAAGGTCAGAAACTTCATACCACAAACTCTGAGAGGTGTTCTGAGAAAAGAAGTTCAGGGGTACTTTCATGTGCTCCTGCCAATAACCAGCAGCAGAAGAACCTCTCTAGCTATGACCAGAATACCTGCAGAAAGGACTCACACTGTGAGCAGGGCAAACGCAGCACAGAGCCAAGGAGAAGAAAGAGCCGTTCGTGTAGCAGCATAAACACTGATGAGAGTAAGGGTAAACGAGAGAGGAGCAGACACAGAAGAGATGCAAGTTATCAGGATGAAAAACGGACGAAAGAAAGGAGGTATTATAGACACTCTAGCAGAAGTTACAGTCCTCGACGAAGCCATAGTCCTCGTCGAAGAAATGTAAGCCCCAGACGTTCACGCTACAGAAGAAGTAGCGAACGTAAACgagacagaagagaaagaagtcaGAGTCGCAGAAGCGTGAGCAGGAGGCGAAGGCACCGGAGGAGATCACTGA ctccATGTATGGACTCTGCTCAGATTATTTCCTCGGCAGCTCTTGCCTGCTATCTAGCAGTTATGCCTGTCATTTTCCTTGCGTGGGTAAGGTCTGAGGCCCTGGGTGCATGA
- the AKAP17A gene encoding A-kinase anchor protein 17A isoform X2, producing MAAATIVHDTSEAVELCAPCGLYLKPITKMTISVALPQLKQPGKSISNWEVMERLKGMVQTHQFSTLRISKSTMDFIRFEGEVENKSLVKSFLACLDGKTIKLSGFSDILKVRAAEYKIDFPTRHDWDSFFRDAKDMNETLPGERPDTIHLEGLPCKWFAAKDSGSEKPSEEVLIKVFKNFGEIRNVDIPMLDPYREEMTGRNFHTFSFGGHLNFEAYVQYREYAGFIKAMNALRGMKLMYKGEDGKAVACNIKVSFDSTKHLSDASIKKRQLERQKLQELEKQREEQKRKEKEAEEKQKEEERKQRELEEYERERKREEKLRKREQKQKDREVRRNKKQLEKLQAEEQKKLQEKIKLEERKLLLAQRNLQSIRLIAELLSRAKTVKLLEQEHNEEKIRLQQLEERRKLQEAELKRVEEEKERALGLQRKEKELREKLLNNLLSKKMDAVDQNKEETEASQSDMPKTPSSIPHTVSSSCITSTSGQAVTGKLAPDSQREVASPENVHTQCKYLNGNIHDKVHVREGQKLHTTNSERCSEKRSSGVLSCAPANNQQQKNLSSYDQNTCRKDSHCEQGKRSTEPRRRKSRSCSSINTDESKGKRERSRHRRDASYQDEKRTKERRYYRHSSRSYSPRRSHSPRRRNVSPRRSRYRRSSERKRDRRERSQSRRSVSRRRRHRRRSLNYHLEPGCQFSS from the exons ATGGCTGCTGCAACAATAGTTCATGATACATCAGAAGCTGTAGAGCTCTGTGCTCCCTGTGGGTTATACCTTAAACCCATTACAAAAATGACCATCAGTGTGGCACTTCCTCAGCTGAAACAACCGGGAAAATCCATTTCGAACTGGGAAGTGATGGAAAGATTGAAAGGGATGGTGCAGACTCATCAGTTTTCCACTCTGCGAATTTCTAAAAGCACAATGGATTTCATCCGGTTTGAAGGAGAGGTTGAAAACAAAAGTTTGGTTAAATCTTTTCTGGCGTGCCTTGATGGCAAAACAATAAAGCTGAGTGGcttctctgacattttaaaagtcCGTGCTGCGGAATATAAGATTGACTTTCCTACCAGACATGACTGGGACTCGTTTTTCCGTGATGCAAAAGATATGAATGAGACTTTGCCAGGAGAAAGGCCAGATACTATTCACTTAGAGGGCTTACCTTGTAAGTGGTTTGCAGCAAAGGACTCTGGCTCGGAAAAGCCAAGCGAAGAAGTCCTTATAAAAGTTTTCAAGAACTTTGGAGAAATACGTAATGTGGACATACCCATGCTGGACCCTTACAGAGAAGAAATGACTGGCAGAAATTTTCACACTTTCAGTTTTGGAGGCCATTTAAATTTTGAAGCTTATGTTCAGTATCGAGAGTACGCGGGTTTCATTAAAGCCATGAACGCCCTGCGAGGGATGAAGCTGATGTATAAAGGCGAAGATGGCAAAGCAGTGGCTTGCAATATAAAG GTTTCTTTTGACTCAACAAAACACCTCAGTGATGCATCAATTAAGAAGCGTCAGCTTGAAAGGCAAAAGCTTCAAGAGcttgaaaaacagagagaagaacAAAAACGTAAAGAGAAGGaagctgaggaaaaacaaaaagaggaagaaag GAAGCAGAGGGAGCTTGAAgaatatgagagagagagaaaaagagaagaaaagttgcgcaaaagagaacagaaacagaaagatcgTGAAGTTCGACGAAACAAAAAACAGCTTGAAAAGCTTCaagctgaagaacaaaaaaaactgCAAGAGAAGATAAAGTTAGAAGAAAGGAAGCTCCTGTTAGCTCAAAGAAATCTTCAGTCCATTAGACTAATTGCAGAACTGCTAAGCAGGGCAAAG ACAGTAAAGCTTTTGGAGCAAGAACATAATGAAGAAAAGATTAGGCTTCAGCAGCTAGAGGAGAGACGAAAGCTTCAGGAGGCTGAACTCAAACgtgtggaagaggaaaaagagagagcactGGGcttgcagaggaaggaaaaggaactGAGGGAGAAACTACTGAACAATCTTCTGAGCAAGAAAATGGATGCAGTTGatcaaaacaaagaagaaactgAAGCATCTCAGTCTGACATGCCGAAAACCCCGAGTAGTATTCCACACACTGTGTCATCCAGCTGCATCACTTCTACCTCAGGGCAGGCTGTTACAGGCAAACTGGCTCCTGACTCTCAAAGAGAAGTAGCATCCCCTGAGAATGTACACACTCAATGCAAGTACTTGAATGGCAACATTCATGACAAAGTTCATGTCAGAGAAGGTCAGAAACTTCATACCACAAACTCTGAGAGGTGTTCTGAGAAAAGAAGTTCAGGGGTACTTTCATGTGCTCCTGCCAATAACCAGCAGCAGAAGAACCTCTCTAGCTATGACCAGAATACCTGCAGAAAGGACTCACACTGTGAGCAGGGCAAACGCAGCACAGAGCCAAGGAGAAGAAAGAGCCGTTCGTGTAGCAGCATAAACACTGATGAGAGTAAGGGTAAACGAGAGAGGAGCAGACACAGAAGAGATGCAAGTTATCAGGATGAAAAACGGACGAAAGAAAGGAGGTATTATAGACACTCTAGCAGAAGTTACAGTCCTCGACGAAGCCATAGTCCTCGTCGAAGAAATGTAAGCCCCAGACGTTCACGCTACAGAAGAAGTAGCGAACGTAAACgagacagaagagaaagaagtcaGAGTCGCAGAAGCGTGAGCAGGAGGCGAAGGCACCGGAGGAGATCACTGA ACTATCATTTGGAGCCTGGATGTCAGTTTTCATCTTGA
- the AKAP17A gene encoding A-kinase anchor protein 17A isoform X6 encodes MAAATIVHDTSEAVELCAPCGLYLKPITKMTISVALPQLKQPGKSISNWEVMERLKGMVQTHQFSTLRISKSTMDFIRFEGEVENKSLVKSFLACLDGKTIKLSGFSDILKVRAAEYKIDFPTRHDWDSFFRDAKDMNETLPGERPDTIHLEGLPCKWFAAKDSGSEKPSEEVLIKVFKNFGEIRNVDIPMLDPYREEMTGRNFHTFSFGGHLNFEAYVQYREYAGFIKAMNALRGMKLMYKGEDGKAVACNIKVSFDSTKHLSDASIKKRQLERQKLQELEKQREEQKRKEKEAEEKQKEEERKQRELEEYERERKREEKLRKREQKQKDREVRRNKKQLEKLQAEEQKKLQEKIKLEERKLLLAQRNLQSIRLIAELLSRAKTVKLLEQEHNEEKIRLQQLEERRKLQEAELKRVEEEKERALGLQRKEKELREKLLNNLLSKKMDAVDQNKEETEASQSDMPKTPSSIPHTVSSSCITSTSGQAVTGKLAPDSQREVASPENVHTQCKYLNGNIHDKVHVREGQKLHTTNSERCSEKRSSGVLSCAPANNQQQKNLSSYDQNTCRKDSHCEQGKRSTEPRRRKSRSCSSINTDESKGKRERSRHRRDASYQDEKRTKERRYYRHSSRSYSPRRSHSPRRRNVSPRRSRYRRSSERKRDRRERSQSRRSVSRRRRHRRRSLMYVC; translated from the exons ATGGCTGCTGCAACAATAGTTCATGATACATCAGAAGCTGTAGAGCTCTGTGCTCCCTGTGGGTTATACCTTAAACCCATTACAAAAATGACCATCAGTGTGGCACTTCCTCAGCTGAAACAACCGGGAAAATCCATTTCGAACTGGGAAGTGATGGAAAGATTGAAAGGGATGGTGCAGACTCATCAGTTTTCCACTCTGCGAATTTCTAAAAGCACAATGGATTTCATCCGGTTTGAAGGAGAGGTTGAAAACAAAAGTTTGGTTAAATCTTTTCTGGCGTGCCTTGATGGCAAAACAATAAAGCTGAGTGGcttctctgacattttaaaagtcCGTGCTGCGGAATATAAGATTGACTTTCCTACCAGACATGACTGGGACTCGTTTTTCCGTGATGCAAAAGATATGAATGAGACTTTGCCAGGAGAAAGGCCAGATACTATTCACTTAGAGGGCTTACCTTGTAAGTGGTTTGCAGCAAAGGACTCTGGCTCGGAAAAGCCAAGCGAAGAAGTCCTTATAAAAGTTTTCAAGAACTTTGGAGAAATACGTAATGTGGACATACCCATGCTGGACCCTTACAGAGAAGAAATGACTGGCAGAAATTTTCACACTTTCAGTTTTGGAGGCCATTTAAATTTTGAAGCTTATGTTCAGTATCGAGAGTACGCGGGTTTCATTAAAGCCATGAACGCCCTGCGAGGGATGAAGCTGATGTATAAAGGCGAAGATGGCAAAGCAGTGGCTTGCAATATAAAG GTTTCTTTTGACTCAACAAAACACCTCAGTGATGCATCAATTAAGAAGCGTCAGCTTGAAAGGCAAAAGCTTCAAGAGcttgaaaaacagagagaagaacAAAAACGTAAAGAGAAGGaagctgaggaaaaacaaaaagaggaagaaag GAAGCAGAGGGAGCTTGAAgaatatgagagagagagaaaaagagaagaaaagttgcgcaaaagagaacagaaacagaaagatcgTGAAGTTCGACGAAACAAAAAACAGCTTGAAAAGCTTCaagctgaagaacaaaaaaaactgCAAGAGAAGATAAAGTTAGAAGAAAGGAAGCTCCTGTTAGCTCAAAGAAATCTTCAGTCCATTAGACTAATTGCAGAACTGCTAAGCAGGGCAAAG ACAGTAAAGCTTTTGGAGCAAGAACATAATGAAGAAAAGATTAGGCTTCAGCAGCTAGAGGAGAGACGAAAGCTTCAGGAGGCTGAACTCAAACgtgtggaagaggaaaaagagagagcactGGGcttgcagaggaaggaaaaggaactGAGGGAGAAACTACTGAACAATCTTCTGAGCAAGAAAATGGATGCAGTTGatcaaaacaaagaagaaactgAAGCATCTCAGTCTGACATGCCGAAAACCCCGAGTAGTATTCCACACACTGTGTCATCCAGCTGCATCACTTCTACCTCAGGGCAGGCTGTTACAGGCAAACTGGCTCCTGACTCTCAAAGAGAAGTAGCATCCCCTGAGAATGTACACACTCAATGCAAGTACTTGAATGGCAACATTCATGACAAAGTTCATGTCAGAGAAGGTCAGAAACTTCATACCACAAACTCTGAGAGGTGTTCTGAGAAAAGAAGTTCAGGGGTACTTTCATGTGCTCCTGCCAATAACCAGCAGCAGAAGAACCTCTCTAGCTATGACCAGAATACCTGCAGAAAGGACTCACACTGTGAGCAGGGCAAACGCAGCACAGAGCCAAGGAGAAGAAAGAGCCGTTCGTGTAGCAGCATAAACACTGATGAGAGTAAGGGTAAACGAGAGAGGAGCAGACACAGAAGAGATGCAAGTTATCAGGATGAAAAACGGACGAAAGAAAGGAGGTATTATAGACACTCTAGCAGAAGTTACAGTCCTCGACGAAGCCATAGTCCTCGTCGAAGAAATGTAAGCCCCAGACGTTCACGCTACAGAAGAAGTAGCGAACGTAAACgagacagaagagaaagaagtcaGAGTCGCAGAAGCGTGAGCAGGAGGCGAAGGCACCGGAGGAGATCACTGA tgtATGTCTGTTGA
- the AKAP17A gene encoding A-kinase anchor protein 17A isoform X4: MAAATIVHDTSEAVELCAPCGLYLKPITKMTISVALPQLKQPGKSISNWEVMERLKGMVQTHQFSTLRISKSTMDFIRFEGEVENKSLVKSFLACLDGKTIKLSGFSDILKVRAAEYKIDFPTRHDWDSFFRDAKDMNETLPGERPDTIHLEGLPCKWFAAKDSGSEKPSEEVLIKVFKNFGEIRNVDIPMLDPYREEMTGRNFHTFSFGGHLNFEAYVQYREYAGFIKAMNALRGMKLMYKGEDGKAVACNIKVSFDSTKHLSDASIKKRQLERQKLQELEKQREEQKRKEKEAEEKQKEEERKQRELEEYERERKREEKLRKREQKQKDREVRRNKKQLEKLQAEEQKKLQEKIKLEERKLLLAQRNLQSIRLIAELLSRAKTVKLLEQEHNEEKIRLQQLEERRKLQEAELKRVEEEKERALGLQRKEKELREKLLNNLLSKKMDAVDQNKEETEASQSDMPKTPSSIPHTVSSSCITSTSGQAVTGKLAPDSQREVASPENVHTQCKYLNGNIHDKVHVREGQKLHTTNSERCSEKRSSGVLSCAPANNQQQKNLSSYDQNTCRKDSHCEQGKRSTEPRRRKSRSCSSINTDESKGKRERSRHRRDASYQDEKRTKERRYYRHSSRSYSPRRSHSPRRRNVSPRRSRYRRSSERKRDRRERSQSRRSVSRRRRHRRRSLTASGRKA; encoded by the exons ATGGCTGCTGCAACAATAGTTCATGATACATCAGAAGCTGTAGAGCTCTGTGCTCCCTGTGGGTTATACCTTAAACCCATTACAAAAATGACCATCAGTGTGGCACTTCCTCAGCTGAAACAACCGGGAAAATCCATTTCGAACTGGGAAGTGATGGAAAGATTGAAAGGGATGGTGCAGACTCATCAGTTTTCCACTCTGCGAATTTCTAAAAGCACAATGGATTTCATCCGGTTTGAAGGAGAGGTTGAAAACAAAAGTTTGGTTAAATCTTTTCTGGCGTGCCTTGATGGCAAAACAATAAAGCTGAGTGGcttctctgacattttaaaagtcCGTGCTGCGGAATATAAGATTGACTTTCCTACCAGACATGACTGGGACTCGTTTTTCCGTGATGCAAAAGATATGAATGAGACTTTGCCAGGAGAAAGGCCAGATACTATTCACTTAGAGGGCTTACCTTGTAAGTGGTTTGCAGCAAAGGACTCTGGCTCGGAAAAGCCAAGCGAAGAAGTCCTTATAAAAGTTTTCAAGAACTTTGGAGAAATACGTAATGTGGACATACCCATGCTGGACCCTTACAGAGAAGAAATGACTGGCAGAAATTTTCACACTTTCAGTTTTGGAGGCCATTTAAATTTTGAAGCTTATGTTCAGTATCGAGAGTACGCGGGTTTCATTAAAGCCATGAACGCCCTGCGAGGGATGAAGCTGATGTATAAAGGCGAAGATGGCAAAGCAGTGGCTTGCAATATAAAG GTTTCTTTTGACTCAACAAAACACCTCAGTGATGCATCAATTAAGAAGCGTCAGCTTGAAAGGCAAAAGCTTCAAGAGcttgaaaaacagagagaagaacAAAAACGTAAAGAGAAGGaagctgaggaaaaacaaaaagaggaagaaag GAAGCAGAGGGAGCTTGAAgaatatgagagagagagaaaaagagaagaaaagttgcgcaaaagagaacagaaacagaaagatcgTGAAGTTCGACGAAACAAAAAACAGCTTGAAAAGCTTCaagctgaagaacaaaaaaaactgCAAGAGAAGATAAAGTTAGAAGAAAGGAAGCTCCTGTTAGCTCAAAGAAATCTTCAGTCCATTAGACTAATTGCAGAACTGCTAAGCAGGGCAAAG ACAGTAAAGCTTTTGGAGCAAGAACATAATGAAGAAAAGATTAGGCTTCAGCAGCTAGAGGAGAGACGAAAGCTTCAGGAGGCTGAACTCAAACgtgtggaagaggaaaaagagagagcactGGGcttgcagaggaaggaaaaggaactGAGGGAGAAACTACTGAACAATCTTCTGAGCAAGAAAATGGATGCAGTTGatcaaaacaaagaagaaactgAAGCATCTCAGTCTGACATGCCGAAAACCCCGAGTAGTATTCCACACACTGTGTCATCCAGCTGCATCACTTCTACCTCAGGGCAGGCTGTTACAGGCAAACTGGCTCCTGACTCTCAAAGAGAAGTAGCATCCCCTGAGAATGTACACACTCAATGCAAGTACTTGAATGGCAACATTCATGACAAAGTTCATGTCAGAGAAGGTCAGAAACTTCATACCACAAACTCTGAGAGGTGTTCTGAGAAAAGAAGTTCAGGGGTACTTTCATGTGCTCCTGCCAATAACCAGCAGCAGAAGAACCTCTCTAGCTATGACCAGAATACCTGCAGAAAGGACTCACACTGTGAGCAGGGCAAACGCAGCACAGAGCCAAGGAGAAGAAAGAGCCGTTCGTGTAGCAGCATAAACACTGATGAGAGTAAGGGTAAACGAGAGAGGAGCAGACACAGAAGAGATGCAAGTTATCAGGATGAAAAACGGACGAAAGAAAGGAGGTATTATAGACACTCTAGCAGAAGTTACAGTCCTCGACGAAGCCATAGTCCTCGTCGAAGAAATGTAAGCCCCAGACGTTCACGCTACAGAAGAAGTAGCGAACGTAAACgagacagaagagaaagaagtcaGAGTCGCAGAAGCGTGAGCAGGAGGCGAAGGCACCGGAGGAGATCACTGA CAGCTTCAGGAAGAAAAGCCTGA